One window of the Streptococcus parasanguinis ATCC 15912 genome contains the following:
- a CDS encoding arginine repressor, producing the protein MKSKNIRLEKIRRFIRDHEVGTQEEIVEHLKEEGISATQATVSRDIKELGIVKRPLKDMTYVYELPRKHHQGIGMIESNILSHRRMGEYVNFTMVPGTAPLVKRRLREIYKDHIFSIVADDDTILLIAYSAPEAENILKSIFGW; encoded by the coding sequence ATGAAGAGTAAGAATATTAGATTAGAAAAAATTCGCCGCTTCATTCGCGATCATGAAGTGGGGACGCAAGAAGAGATCGTCGAACATTTGAAAGAAGAAGGCATCTCAGCAACCCAAGCGACGGTGTCACGGGATATCAAAGAATTGGGCATCGTAAAACGCCCTCTAAAAGACATGACCTATGTCTATGAATTGCCGCGTAAGCACCACCAAGGGATCGGGATGATCGAAAGCAATATCTTGTCTCATCGTCGGATGGGAGAATATGTCAATTTCACCATGGTTCCAGGTACGGCTCCTTTAGTCAAACGTCGCTTGCGAGAGATTTATAAGGATCATATCTTTAGTATTGTTGCAGATGATGATACAATCTTGCTGATCGCCTATTCAGCTCCAGAAGCAGAGAATATCCTCAAATCAATCTTTGGGTGGTAA
- a CDS encoding DUF2975 domain-containing protein: MKNSKNLKNVIEVLTAFIYFCGFMTLAALVVHLLSRMGLFKDLIQSGRLSFDVNGIQLFPKHPQPLWQLLFPLASSAIYIYLLITIRSFLQNLYQEKIFSHSNIDLCNRAWKILLVLSFMSGTLETSGNAYLLPFTFQFTFDTGLLLAVPIVWVLGKILERGIEIAEENELTI, from the coding sequence ATGAAAAACTCAAAAAACTTAAAAAATGTCATTGAAGTCTTAACGGCTTTCATTTACTTCTGTGGCTTTATGACTTTAGCTGCACTGGTCGTCCACCTGCTTTCACGGATGGGGCTTTTCAAAGATCTCATTCAATCAGGTCGCTTGTCCTTTGATGTGAATGGGATCCAGCTCTTCCCCAAACATCCGCAACCCCTCTGGCAGTTACTCTTCCCACTAGCCTCAAGCGCTATCTATATTTACCTTCTCATCACCATTCGCAGCTTCCTCCAAAATCTCTACCAAGAAAAGATCTTTTCTCACTCCAACATTGATCTTTGCAACCGAGCTTGGAAGATTCTCTTGGTCTTGTCCTTTATGTCTGGTACACTTGAGACCAGCGGCAATGCTTATCTCCTTCCCTTCACCTTCCAATTTACCTTTGACACGGGACTTCTTCTTGCTGTCCCAATTGTCTGGGTCCTTGGCAAGATTTTAGAGAGAGGGATTGAGATCGCTGAAGAAAATGAGCTAACCATTTAA
- a CDS encoding metallophosphoesterase codes for MSTYFVVGDIHGKAQMLEELMTEWDGKAQLVFLGDLMDRGENSKRSIEIVKDYVDHHGAVCLSGNHEYMFLAWLDNPEERYDHYRRNGGDTTINSLLGRPLDAPVDGIVDAQAVESTVPDLVAFIRSLPFDYETETYYFVHAGVDLTLENWRETSDYQKVWIRKPFHEAENHTGKWIVFGHTPVYGLLNEPVGTENLWISDQKMGVDGGAVYGGVLHGLLLDDQGIVHDHVLHNTGFSAADD; via the coding sequence ATGTCAACATACTTTGTAGTCGGAGATATTCACGGGAAAGCACAAATGCTAGAAGAGCTCATGACAGAGTGGGATGGAAAAGCTCAATTGGTCTTTTTAGGGGATTTGATGGATCGAGGCGAAAACAGCAAACGATCGATTGAAATCGTAAAAGACTATGTAGACCATCACGGAGCTGTTTGCCTTTCCGGGAATCACGAGTACATGTTTTTAGCTTGGTTGGACAATCCAGAAGAGCGTTATGATCACTACCGAAGAAATGGCGGCGATACGACCATTAACTCTCTGTTAGGCCGGCCACTCGATGCTCCTGTAGATGGAATTGTGGATGCGCAAGCAGTGGAGAGTACCGTCCCTGACTTGGTGGCCTTCATCCGCAGTCTGCCCTTTGACTATGAGACAGAGACCTATTATTTTGTCCATGCTGGTGTGGATCTAACCCTTGAAAATTGGCGGGAAACCAGTGATTACCAAAAAGTCTGGATCCGAAAACCATTCCATGAAGCGGAGAATCATACAGGCAAATGGATCGTCTTTGGCCATACACCAGTCTATGGACTGCTCAATGAGCCGGTCGGTACTGAAAATCTTTGGATTTCAGATCAGAAGATGGGTGTCGATGGAGGCGCAGTCTATGGTGGAGTCCTCCATGGATTGCTCTTGGATGATCAAGGCATTGTCCATGACCATGTCCTTCACAATACAGGTTTTTCTGCTGCAGACGATTGA
- a CDS encoding DUF6287 domain-containing protein, whose translation MNLKWKKKYLGPILGLVGAAVLIGGVYLYSSSNIQPDHQKEFKQTSKKVTKPKEKAIDLSGDYVSNERDEAKIEKKGKAWKIDYQTADGKVSAEFSTDWKVEGSNKVSTGKMKKSDGNTDFIVTVRVFKYKTDKKPLITVTMSDKNPDHEMVFANREDFFKSTDPNDVVLDGNLSPFEGAYSNDTYEKEIADSGFKLYGYTPEEYYQNKTNAFPSIVNGETGWTFWSGGTRASYLFNKEKEPKKRKGYYEVYFTGANATAIQGQEQTLYLIPAGVTGPDGVASQERRILFGDVAYRDYHLEWWKAYPQPKKEKDLDIAAINGGDFSSLAGTWRNGKGAEIVIQADGKVKGQGSLKAVADSDKKSKIPYVEMKMGETGAAIGLLKIGFQNPDGDQSDTSKPRLVVTQSAGNYPADQYFYRQ comes from the coding sequence ATGAATCTTAAGTGGAAGAAAAAATACCTGGGGCCGATTTTGGGGCTGGTCGGAGCAGCTGTTCTGATCGGAGGAGTCTATCTCTACTCTAGTTCCAACATCCAACCAGACCATCAAAAGGAATTTAAGCAGACCAGCAAGAAGGTCACTAAGCCAAAGGAAAAAGCCATTGACTTGAGTGGTGACTATGTCTCTAATGAACGGGATGAAGCCAAAATCGAGAAAAAAGGCAAGGCCTGGAAGATCGATTACCAAACGGCTGATGGCAAGGTATCCGCTGAATTTAGCACGGATTGGAAGGTCGAAGGATCTAATAAAGTTTCGACAGGCAAGATGAAAAAGTCCGATGGCAATACAGACTTTATAGTCACTGTTCGTGTCTTCAAATACAAGACAGATAAGAAGCCTTTGATCACGGTGACCATGTCTGACAAAAATCCCGACCACGAGATGGTCTTTGCCAACCGGGAGGATTTTTTCAAATCGACAGATCCCAATGATGTCGTCCTTGATGGCAATCTCTCACCGTTTGAAGGTGCTTATTCCAATGATACCTATGAAAAGGAAATCGCAGATTCCGGTTTTAAACTTTATGGCTATACTCCAGAAGAATATTACCAAAACAAGACCAATGCCTTTCCAAGTATTGTAAATGGGGAGACTGGCTGGACTTTCTGGAGTGGAGGCACTCGGGCAAGTTACTTGTTCAATAAAGAAAAAGAGCCCAAGAAGCGAAAAGGTTATTATGAAGTTTATTTCACTGGGGCCAATGCGACTGCGATCCAAGGGCAAGAGCAAACCTTGTACTTGATCCCAGCGGGTGTGACAGGTCCTGATGGAGTAGCTTCCCAAGAACGTCGGATTCTCTTTGGGGATGTGGCCTACCGTGATTACCATCTAGAGTGGTGGAAAGCTTACCCACAACCGAAAAAAGAGAAAGACTTGGATATTGCGGCCATTAACGGAGGCGACTTCTCAAGCTTAGCTGGAACCTGGCGCAATGGCAAAGGAGCTGAGATCGTCATCCAAGCAGACGGAAAAGTTAAGGGCCAAGGCAGCCTCAAGGCTGTTGCGGACTCGGATAAGAAGAGCAAGATCCCTTACGTTGAGATGAAGATGGGTGAGACCGGTGCTGCGATTGGACTTCTGAAAATTGGTTTCCAAAATCCAGATGGAGACCAGTCTGATACCAGCAAGCCACGTCTAGTGGTCACTCAATCTGCAGGCAACTACCCAGCTGATCAATATTTCTACCGTCAATAA
- a CDS encoding DegV family protein — MANIKIVTDSSITIEPEVVEEYGITIVPLSVMVDGVLYSDSELGEGDFLRLMQSSKNLPKTSQPPVGVFAEIYEDLALDGSHIVSIHMSHALSGTVEAARQGATLSGADVTVIDSGFTDQAMKFQVVEAAKLAKEGADLDTILARIEEVKEKTELYIGVSTLENLVKGGRIGRVTGLLSSLLNIRVVMEMKDHHLEPIVKGRGNKTFKKWLDELVEKLSHSKVAEIGISYAGTPEWANEMKAQLQSLVEKAIPVLETGSIIQTHTGENAFAVLVRYQ; from the coding sequence ATGGCAAATATTAAAATAGTTACAGACTCATCTATTACAATTGAGCCTGAAGTGGTTGAAGAATATGGCATTACCATTGTGCCGCTTTCTGTTATGGTGGATGGAGTTCTTTATTCTGACAGTGAGTTGGGTGAAGGGGACTTCTTGCGCTTAATGCAATCTAGCAAAAATCTTCCAAAGACCAGCCAACCACCTGTTGGAGTCTTTGCGGAGATTTATGAAGACTTAGCACTGGATGGATCTCATATCGTTTCGATTCACATGTCCCATGCCTTGTCAGGAACAGTAGAGGCAGCTCGCCAAGGGGCAACCTTGTCAGGAGCAGATGTGACCGTGATTGATAGTGGCTTTACAGACCAAGCCATGAAGTTTCAAGTGGTTGAGGCAGCTAAGTTGGCTAAAGAAGGAGCAGATCTAGACACTATTTTAGCTCGTATCGAAGAAGTCAAAGAAAAAACTGAATTGTACATTGGCGTATCTACCTTGGAAAATCTAGTTAAAGGTGGTCGGATTGGCCGTGTTACCGGACTTTTGAGCTCGCTTCTTAACATCCGTGTGGTGATGGAAATGAAGGACCATCACTTGGAACCAATCGTCAAGGGACGTGGAAACAAGACCTTTAAGAAATGGTTGGATGAATTGGTAGAGAAACTATCCCACAGCAAGGTAGCTGAGATCGGGATTTCTTATGCAGGAACACCGGAGTGGGCCAATGAAATGAAGGCTCAGTTGCAATCACTCGTTGAAAAAGCAATCCCTGTTTTAGAAACCGGCTCGATTATTCAAACCCATACAGGGGAGAATGCATTTGCGGTTTTGGTACGCTACCAATAA
- the metG gene encoding methionine--tRNA ligase → MTKSFYITTPIYYPSGKLHIGSAYTTIACDVLARYKRMMNYDVFYLTGLDEHGQKIQQKAEEAGITPQAYVDGMAVGVKELWQLLDISYDKFIRTTDDYHEKVVAQVFERLLAQDDIYLGEYSGWYSVSDEEFFTESQLAEVYRDENGKVIGGVAPSGHEVEWVSEESYFLRLSKYQDRLVEFFKSQPDFITPDGRLNEMLKNFIEPGLEDLAVSRTTFTWGVPVPSNPKHVVYVWIDALLNYVTALGYGQDDHENFDKFWNGTVFHMVGKDILRFHSIYWPILLMMLDIKLPERLIAHGWFVMKDGKMSKSKGNVIYPEMLVERFGLDPLRYYLMRSLPVGSDGTFTPEDYVARNNYELANDLGNLLNRTVAMINKYFGGQVPAYVENVTAFDADLAKVVEESIAEYHKQMNAVDYPRALEAVWNIISRTNKYIDETAPWVLAKEDGDKEQLVAVMAHLAASLRVVAHLIQPFMMNTSNAIMEQLGLDLDFDLENLTLAGFPENVTVVAKGTPIFPRLDMDEEIAYIQSQMTAGKPQEKEWIPEEVELKSEKDEIKFEDFDKVEIRVAEVKEVERVEGSDKLLRFRLDAGDGEDRQILSGIAKFYPNEQELVGKKVQIVANLKPRKMMKKYVSQGMILSAEHGDQLTVLTVDPSVPNGSIIG, encoded by the coding sequence ATGACAAAATCATTCTACATCACAACCCCTATCTATTACCCATCTGGTAAATTGCATATTGGTTCAGCTTATACAACGATCGCCTGTGACGTCTTGGCGCGTTACAAACGCATGATGAACTACGATGTCTTCTACCTGACTGGTCTCGATGAGCATGGTCAAAAGATCCAACAAAAAGCAGAAGAAGCTGGGATTACGCCGCAAGCTTATGTAGATGGGATGGCAGTTGGAGTGAAAGAACTCTGGCAATTACTCGATATCTCATATGATAAATTCATCCGTACGACAGACGATTACCATGAAAAAGTGGTGGCTCAGGTCTTTGAACGTTTGCTTGCGCAAGACGATATCTACCTGGGTGAGTACTCTGGCTGGTATTCAGTCTCTGATGAAGAGTTCTTTACAGAAAGCCAATTGGCTGAGGTTTACCGTGATGAGAATGGCAAGGTTATCGGTGGGGTAGCCCCATCAGGCCACGAAGTAGAATGGGTTTCTGAAGAATCTTACTTCCTTCGCCTCAGCAAATACCAAGACCGTTTGGTGGAATTTTTCAAATCACAACCTGATTTCATCACGCCAGATGGCCGTCTCAATGAAATGTTGAAAAACTTCATCGAGCCAGGTTTGGAAGACTTGGCTGTATCTCGGACCACCTTTACCTGGGGAGTTCCAGTTCCATCTAATCCAAAACACGTGGTCTATGTATGGATCGATGCCCTTCTTAACTATGTGACCGCTCTTGGTTACGGTCAAGATGATCATGAAAACTTTGACAAATTCTGGAACGGAACCGTCTTCCACATGGTTGGAAAAGACATCCTTCGTTTCCACTCTATCTACTGGCCAATCCTTCTTATGATGTTGGATATCAAATTGCCAGAACGTTTGATTGCCCATGGTTGGTTTGTCATGAAAGACGGCAAGATGTCGAAGTCTAAAGGGAATGTCATCTACCCAGAAATGTTGGTGGAACGCTTCGGCTTGGATCCACTTCGTTACTACCTCATGCGCAGTTTGCCAGTTGGTTCAGATGGGACTTTCACACCAGAAGACTACGTGGCTCGCAACAACTATGAATTGGCCAATGACCTTGGAAACCTCCTCAATCGGACGGTAGCCATGATCAATAAATACTTTGGTGGTCAAGTTCCGGCTTATGTCGAAAATGTCACAGCATTTGATGCAGATTTGGCTAAGGTGGTCGAAGAAAGTATTGCAGAGTACCACAAGCAAATGAATGCGGTTGATTACCCACGCGCTTTGGAGGCGGTATGGAATATTATCTCTCGGACTAACAAATACATCGATGAGACTGCTCCATGGGTACTCGCTAAAGAAGATGGCGACAAGGAACAATTGGTAGCAGTGATGGCTCACTTAGCAGCTAGCCTTCGTGTTGTGGCTCACTTGATCCAACCATTCATGATGAATACCTCAAATGCCATCATGGAACAACTTGGCTTGGACTTGGACTTCGATCTTGAAAACTTGACCCTAGCAGGATTCCCTGAAAATGTCACAGTAGTTGCCAAAGGAACTCCAATTTTCCCACGCCTGGACATGGATGAAGAAATTGCCTACATCCAATCTCAAATGACTGCTGGTAAACCACAAGAAAAAGAATGGATTCCAGAAGAAGTGGAACTCAAGTCTGAAAAAGATGAGATCAAATTTGAAGACTTTGACAAGGTTGAAATCCGTGTAGCAGAAGTCAAAGAAGTGGAACGCGTTGAAGGATCAGACAAACTGCTTCGCTTCCGTCTTGACGCTGGTGACGGTGAAGATCGTCAAATCCTCTCAGGAATCGCGAAATTCTATCCGAATGAACAAGAATTGGTCGGCAAGAAAGTACAAATCGTGGCCAACCTTAAACCACGTAAGATGATGAAGAAATATGTCAGCCAAGGTATGATTCTTTCAGCTGAACACGGAGATCAATTAACAGTCTTAACTGTTGATCCATCTGTTCCAAATGGAAGCATTATTGGCTAA
- a CDS encoding HU family DNA-binding protein yields the protein MANKQDLIAKVAEATELTKKDSAAAVDAVFAAVSEYLSKGEKVQLIGFGNFEVRERAARKGRNPQTGKEIEIAASKVPAFKAGKALKEAVK from the coding sequence ATGGCTAACAAACAAGATTTGATCGCAAAAGTGGCAGAAGCTACAGAATTGACTAAGAAAGATTCAGCAGCAGCAGTTGACGCTGTATTTGCAGCAGTTTCAGAATACCTTTCAAAAGGTGAAAAAGTTCAATTGATCGGTTTTGGTAACTTTGAAGTTCGTGAACGTGCAGCTCGTAAAGGTCGCAACCCACAAACTGGTAAAGAAATTGAAATCGCAGCTTCTAAAGTTCCAGCATTCAAAGCTGGTAAAGCTCTTAAAGAAGCAGTTAAATAA
- a CDS encoding Fur family transcriptional regulator codes for MNALHRHEEERVEEVLQNLRAKGIRITDTRRAVLSYLVASHEHPSAEKIYRDLLPQFPSMSLATVYNNIKVLIDEGVVSEIKVRNDTTTYFDFMGHDHLNVVCEKCGRIADVDIEVPDLREEAASQSGYQITKTQMTVYGICPDCQKQ; via the coding sequence GTGAACGCATTGCATCGTCATGAAGAAGAGCGCGTGGAAGAAGTCTTGCAAAATTTGCGTGCCAAGGGCATTCGGATTACTGATACCCGCAGAGCAGTTCTTTCCTATTTAGTGGCGAGTCATGAACATCCAAGCGCTGAGAAGATCTATCGCGATTTATTGCCTCAGTTTCCAAGCATGAGTTTAGCAACTGTCTACAACAATATCAAGGTTTTAATTGATGAGGGAGTTGTCTCTGAGATCAAGGTTCGCAATGATACCACGACCTATTTTGATTTCATGGGGCATGACCATTTGAATGTGGTGTGTGAAAAATGTGGTCGTATCGCAGATGTGGACATTGAAGTACCAGATCTTCGCGAAGAAGCAGCGAGTCAAAGTGGTTACCAGATCACCAAGACCCAGATGACGGTCTATGGCATTTGCCCCGACTGTCAAAAACAATGA
- a CDS encoding phosphoglycerate mutase, which produces MVKLVFARHGESEWNKANLFTGWADVDLSEKGTQQAIDAGKLIKEAGIEFDQAYTSVLKRAIKTTNLALEASDQLWVPVEKSWRLNERHYGGLTGKNKAEAAEQFGDEQVHIWRRSYDVLPPAMDRDDEHSAHTDRRYASLDDSVIPDAENLKVTLERALPFWEDKIAPALKDGKNVFVGAHGNSIRALVKHIKQLSDDEIMDVEIPNFPPLVFEFDEKLNVVKEYYLGK; this is translated from the coding sequence ATGGTAAAATTGGTTTTTGCTCGCCACGGTGAGTCTGAATGGAACAAAGCTAACCTTTTCACTGGTTGGGCTGATGTTGATTTGTCTGAAAAAGGTACACAACAAGCGATCGACGCTGGTAAATTGATCAAAGAAGCTGGTATCGAATTTGACCAAGCTTACACTTCAGTATTGAAACGTGCGATCAAAACTACTAACTTGGCTCTTGAAGCTTCTGACCAATTGTGGGTTCCAGTTGAAAAATCATGGCGTTTGAACGAACGTCACTACGGTGGTTTGACTGGTAAAAATAAAGCAGAAGCTGCTGAACAATTTGGTGATGAACAAGTTCACATCTGGCGTCGTTCTTACGATGTATTGCCTCCTGCAATGGACCGTGATGATGAACACTCAGCACACACTGACCGTCGTTACGCTTCACTTGACGATTCAGTGATTCCAGATGCTGAAAACTTGAAAGTGACTTTGGAACGTGCCCTTCCATTCTGGGAAGATAAAATCGCTCCAGCTCTTAAAGACGGTAAAAACGTATTCGTAGGAGCACACGGTAACTCAATCCGTGCCCTTGTAAAACACATCAAACAATTGTCAGACGACGAAATCATGGATGTGGAAATCCCTAACTTCCCACCATTGGTATTCGAATTTGACGAAAAATTGAACGTTGTAAAAGAATACTATCTTGGAAAATAA
- a CDS encoding helix-turn-helix domain-containing protein produces MIIVNLDVMLAKRKMKSNELADKIGITTANLSILKTGKAKAIRFTTLEAICKELDCQPGDILEYRPDE; encoded by the coding sequence ATGATTATCGTCAATCTAGATGTCATGCTGGCCAAGCGAAAAATGAAATCCAATGAGCTAGCCGACAAAATCGGCATCACGACAGCCAACCTCTCCATTCTCAAGACCGGCAAGGCCAAAGCCATCCGCTTCACCACCCTTGAAGCCATCTGCAAAGAACTCGACTGCCAGCCAGGAGATATCCTAGAATACCGGCCGGATGAATAG
- the recN gene encoding DNA repair protein RecN, which produces MLLEISIKNFAIIEEISLNFEKGMTVLTGETGAGKSIIIDAMNMMLGSRATTDVIRHGAPKAEIEGLFTVENNRHLTALFEEQGLEWTDELIIRREILQNGRSVSRINGQMVNLSVLKAVGQHLVDIHGQHDQEELMRPQLHIAMLDEFGDAAFFQTKDAYRQTFEDYKRLRKQVVELQRNQQENKARIEMLEFQIAEIEAAALEVDEDVRLEQERQRLLNHKMIADTLTNAYTMLDAEEFSSLSNVRSAMNDLESIEEYDPSYKELSSQLSETFYALEDITKRLEDVVDGLEFDGNRLMQVESRLDLIHSITRKYGGQVKDVLEYLAQITKEYNLLTGSDLSSEDLEKELKRLEKSLVTLAQDLSDQRHALAQALENEIQQELADLYMDKARIQVRFSKAKFNREGNEAVEFYISTNPGEDFKPLVKVASGGELSRLMLAIKSAFSRKEGKTSIVFDEVDTGVSGRVAQAIAAKIHKIGQNGQVLAISHLPQVIAAADYQFYIEKISDEHSTVSTVRLLNREERIEEIAKMLAGEDLTEAARQQAEQLLKR; this is translated from the coding sequence ATGCTATTAGAAATTTCGATTAAGAACTTTGCCATTATCGAAGAGATTTCCTTAAATTTTGAAAAGGGAATGACGGTACTGACAGGGGAAACGGGTGCTGGTAAATCCATCATCATCGATGCCATGAACATGATGCTGGGAAGTCGTGCAACGACCGATGTCATTCGACACGGAGCCCCAAAAGCAGAAATCGAAGGTCTCTTCACCGTTGAGAACAATCGCCACTTGACGGCTCTCTTTGAAGAACAAGGACTAGAGTGGACCGATGAATTGATCATTCGCCGAGAGATCTTGCAAAATGGACGAAGTGTCAGCCGGATCAATGGTCAGATGGTGAATTTATCGGTCTTAAAGGCAGTCGGCCAACATTTGGTGGACATTCATGGCCAGCATGATCAGGAAGAACTTATGCGGCCCCAACTGCATATCGCTATGCTGGATGAATTTGGAGATGCAGCCTTTTTCCAAACCAAAGACGCGTATCGTCAAACCTTTGAAGACTACAAACGGCTGCGCAAACAAGTAGTGGAACTCCAGCGCAACCAGCAGGAAAATAAGGCCCGTATTGAGATGTTGGAGTTTCAAATTGCAGAGATTGAGGCAGCTGCCTTGGAAGTGGATGAGGACGTGCGTCTGGAGCAAGAACGCCAACGCCTGCTCAATCATAAGATGATCGCTGATACCCTAACCAATGCCTATACCATGCTGGATGCAGAAGAGTTTTCGAGCCTCTCCAATGTTCGCTCAGCCATGAATGATCTGGAGAGCATCGAGGAATATGATCCCAGCTACAAAGAGCTCTCAAGCCAGTTATCTGAAACCTTCTATGCCCTTGAGGATATTACCAAGCGCTTAGAAGATGTGGTCGATGGTCTGGAGTTTGATGGCAATCGCCTCATGCAGGTGGAATCGCGTTTGGATTTGATCCACTCCATCACGCGCAAGTATGGTGGCCAAGTCAAGGACGTCTTGGAGTACCTGGCACAAATCACCAAAGAATATAACCTCCTCACCGGAAGTGACCTCTCGTCTGAGGACTTGGAAAAAGAACTCAAACGTTTGGAAAAGAGTTTGGTCACCTTGGCTCAAGATTTGAGTGATCAGCGGCATGCCCTGGCCCAAGCTTTGGAAAATGAAATCCAGCAAGAATTGGCAGATCTCTACATGGACAAGGCGCGTATCCAAGTACGTTTTAGCAAGGCTAAGTTTAATCGTGAGGGAAATGAAGCTGTCGAATTTTATATTTCGACCAACCCAGGTGAGGACTTTAAACCCCTTGTCAAGGTAGCATCCGGCGGAGAATTGTCACGCTTGATGTTGGCCATTAAGTCGGCTTTTTCTCGAAAAGAAGGAAAAACCAGTATTGTCTTTGACGAGGTAGATACAGGAGTCTCTGGGCGCGTGGCTCAAGCCATCGCAGCGAAAATTCATAAGATTGGTCAAAATGGCCAAGTGCTTGCCATTTCTCACCTGCCTCAAGTCATTGCTGCAGCAGATTATCAATTCTATATTGAGAAAATCAGTGATGAACACTCAACCGTATCCACAGTACGTTTGCTCAATAGAGAAGAACGAATCGAAGAAATTGCCAAGATGCTCGCAGGAGAGGATCTAACGGAGGCTGCCCGTCAACAAGCAGAGCAACTTCTCAAGCGTTAA
- a CDS encoding TlyA family RNA methyltransferase, translated as MAKERVDVLAYKQGLFDTREQAKRGVMAGLVVAVINGERFDKPGEKIDEATELKLKGEKLKYVSRGGLKLEKALNQFGLSVEGKIAIDIGASTGGFTDVMLQNGASQVFSVDVGTNQLAWKLRNDPRVVSMEQFNFRYAEPDDFEATPSFASIDVSFISLDLILPALHRILAENGQVVALVKPQFEAGREQIGKNGIIKDPKIHLAVLEKVAAFAGTHGFAVMGVDYSPIQGGHGNIEFLMYLEKKEEKTKPTTEQLEAVVELAHKEFKHEE; from the coding sequence ATGGCTAAGGAAAGAGTAGATGTATTAGCCTATAAACAAGGCCTATTTGATACCCGCGAACAAGCCAAAAGAGGAGTGATGGCAGGTCTTGTCGTTGCCGTTATCAATGGTGAGCGTTTCGATAAACCGGGTGAAAAAATTGATGAAGCGACCGAGTTGAAATTAAAGGGTGAAAAGCTCAAGTATGTCAGCCGCGGTGGACTCAAATTAGAAAAAGCCCTGAACCAATTTGGTTTATCTGTAGAGGGTAAAATTGCGATTGATATCGGGGCTTCTACAGGTGGCTTTACAGATGTCATGCTGCAAAACGGAGCCAGCCAGGTCTTTTCGGTGGATGTCGGGACCAATCAGTTGGCCTGGAAATTGCGCAATGATCCTCGGGTGGTCTCGATGGAGCAGTTCAATTTCCGCTATGCCGAGCCAGATGATTTTGAAGCGACACCGAGCTTTGCGAGTATCGATGTCAGCTTTATTTCCTTGGACTTGATTCTGCCAGCCCTTCACCGGATTTTGGCAGAAAATGGACAAGTCGTGGCCTTGGTGAAACCTCAGTTTGAGGCAGGACGCGAGCAGATCGGGAAAAATGGGATCATTAAGGATCCTAAGATTCATTTAGCCGTTCTTGAAAAGGTCGCTGCTTTTGCAGGGACACATGGCTTTGCGGTAATGGGAGTAGATTATTCCCCTATCCAAGGAGGCCATGGCAACATCGAATTTTTGATGTATCTAGAAAAAAAAGAAGAGAAAACAAAGCCAACTACAGAGCAGCTGGAGGCTGTTGTGGAGCTGGCACACAAGGAATTTAAACATGAAGAGTAA